In Deltaproteobacteria bacterium, one DNA window encodes the following:
- a CDS encoding CBS domain-containing protein, translating into MQINEFMSREVFTVQATASIEEAAALLKEHDIRHLPVVEGKKLIGLVTEGEIRGAIFPAMIEDIGVKDLMNTDPITVRPETRLEEAVRLVYQHKIGCLPVVDHDGNLMGIITVVDMLASLIELMGLLSESSRLDLALPSRPEAFEEVTHIIQANGGQIVGVSLTQVSEGQPVYLFRLKKMNLDPMVKKLEKAGFKVISKLD; encoded by the coding sequence ATGCAGATTAATGAATTCATGAGCCGCGAGGTATTTACAGTCCAGGCAACGGCCAGCATCGAGGAGGCGGCAGCGTTGCTCAAGGAACACGACATCAGGCACCTGCCTGTGGTCGAAGGGAAGAAGCTGATCGGCCTGGTCACTGAGGGAGAGATTCGCGGTGCGATCTTTCCAGCCATGATCGAAGACATCGGAGTCAAAGACTTAATGAACACGGACCCCATAACCGTTCGCCCTGAGACCCGGCTCGAAGAGGCGGTCCGTTTGGTATATCAGCACAAAATAGGGTGCTTACCTGTAGTTGATCACGACGGGAATCTTATGGGCATCATAACCGTGGTTGACATGCTGGCTTCTCTGATCGAGCTGATGGGGCTTCTTTCAGAAAGCTCCCGGCTTGATTTGGCCCTGCCATCACGGCCCGAGGCCTTCGAGGAAGTTACCCATATTATTCAGGCCAATGGAGGCCAGATCGTCGGTGTGAGCCTGACGCAGGTGAGTGAGGGCCAGCCGGTTTATCTTTTTCGTCTTAAGAAAATGAATCTCGACCCTATGGTTAAAAAACTGGAGAAGGCCGGATTTAAAGTCATTTCCAAACTGGATTAA
- a CDS encoding homocysteine biosynthesis protein, with the protein MARKYKVNKTYQEINDRIKKGKAVVLTAEEVMAVVKKSGPVKTAREVDVVTTGTFSPMCSSGAFLNFGHTKPPIKASRVWINDVPAYAGVAAIDVYIGATEPAEGDPLNSVYPGEFKYGGGHVIQELTAGKKVRLQATGYGTDCYPRRDFEKSFTVNELPDAILCNPRNGYQNYNCAVNSTRKIIYTYMGPLKPHFGNANHCTSGQLSPLFNDPYFMTIGLGTRIFLGGAQGYVTWPGTQHNPDPPRGKNGVPLKIGGTMMVVGNLKEMNPRYLVGASILGYGCTLTVGLGIPIPILNEEIARFVGVSNDKIFTQVVDYGVDYPKGTGKTLGQVSYAELFSGTITLAGKEIPTVPLSSLIMAREIAEILKQWIQQGEFLLGEPQMLLPSVRK; encoded by the coding sequence GTGGCTAGGAAGTACAAAGTAAACAAGACTTACCAGGAAATAAATGACCGGATCAAAAAGGGTAAGGCCGTCGTTTTAACCGCGGAAGAAGTCATGGCGGTGGTTAAAAAAAGCGGGCCGGTCAAGACGGCCCGAGAGGTGGATGTGGTTACGACCGGAACCTTCTCACCCATGTGCTCTTCAGGCGCTTTTTTGAATTTCGGACACACCAAACCGCCCATTAAGGCTTCCCGTGTCTGGATTAATGATGTGCCCGCCTATGCCGGTGTGGCCGCGATTGACGTTTATATCGGCGCAACCGAACCGGCTGAAGGCGATCCACTGAACAGTGTCTATCCAGGCGAGTTCAAATACGGCGGCGGACATGTTATTCAGGAGTTGACCGCGGGTAAGAAAGTCAGGCTTCAGGCCACAGGTTATGGCACGGACTGTTATCCGAGGCGAGATTTTGAGAAATCCTTCACCGTGAATGAACTCCCGGATGCGATCCTCTGTAATCCCCGCAATGGGTATCAGAATTACAACTGCGCCGTCAATTCGACCAGAAAGATAATTTACACTTACATGGGGCCTCTCAAGCCTCATTTTGGAAACGCCAACCACTGTACCTCAGGCCAGCTGTCCCCGCTTTTTAATGATCCATACTTCATGACCATCGGCCTGGGCACCCGGATCTTTCTGGGCGGGGCTCAAGGTTATGTCACCTGGCCGGGAACACAGCACAACCCTGACCCGCCGCGAGGCAAAAACGGCGTGCCTCTCAAGATCGGCGGAACGATGATGGTCGTGGGCAACCTTAAAGAAATGAACCCCCGCTATCTGGTCGGGGCCTCCATACTCGGGTACGGCTGCACTCTCACCGTTGGACTGGGTATCCCCATACCAATTCTCAATGAGGAGATAGCCCGGTTTGTGGGGGTTTCTAATGACAAGATATTTACCCAGGTCGTGGATTATGGTGTGGATTACCCCAAGGGAACGGGCAAGACGTTGGGCCAGGTCAGCTATGCCGAACTTTTTTCCGGCACGATTACCTTGGCTGGAAAGGAGATTCCAACCGTCCCTCTCTCTTCTCTGATAATGGCTCGTGAAATTGCCGAAATTCTCAAACAATGGATCCAGCAGGGTGAGTTCCTGCTGGGCGAACCCCAGATGCTCCTGCCTTCGGTTCGGAAATAG
- a CDS encoding TlpA family protein disulfide reductase, whose protein sequence is MKKTYRLLFMLLALSVVMLSCTAENDKQYPRAADFILPNLEHKMIGLSDFKGQVILLNFWATWCPPCREEIPDFVQLQEKYGPSGLNIIGVSLDTSDMGRVRQFAAQYKVNYIVLYAGEQKKKIVRDYGNFRGIPTSFLINRQGQTVRQVTGVVQRNFWEREIKALL, encoded by the coding sequence ATGAAAAAAACCTATCGCCTTTTGTTCATGCTCCTGGCTCTGTCAGTAGTGATGCTTTCCTGCACTGCGGAAAATGACAAGCAGTACCCCCGGGCCGCGGACTTTATCCTGCCAAACCTGGAGCACAAGATGATCGGCCTGTCGGACTTTAAAGGCCAAGTGATCCTTCTCAACTTCTGGGCCACCTGGTGCCCGCCCTGCCGGGAAGAAATCCCGGACTTCGTGCAGCTCCAAGAGAAATACGGACCATCCGGCTTGAACATCATCGGCGTCTCGCTCGACACCTCGGACATGGGACGCGTCAGGCAGTTTGCAGCCCAGTATAAGGTCAATTACATCGTTCTTTACGCTGGCGAGCAGAAAAAAAAGATTGTAAGGGATTACGGGAATTTTAGAGGGATACCGACCAGCTTCCTGATCAATCGTCAGGGTCAAACCGTGAGGCAGGTGACCGGAGTTGTCCAGAGGAATTTTTGGGAAAGGGAAATCAAGGCCCTGCTTTAA
- a CDS encoding U32 family peptidase, whose product MKKTKDQSRPFLSHMARRKLEVLAPAGSLATLAAAVDAGADAVYLGLKEFSARAFAENFSLTDLARLVPVAHERGVKVYIAINALFKEEDLLPAARTLEALVQIKPDALILQDLGLLNMIKKHFPILEVHASTLMGCHNLSGLRILEKLGFDRAILARELTLKEIKALSQNTDLGLEVFVHGALCFCFSGLCLMSSFLGGKGSLRGACTQPCRRRYTSGRRTAYFFSPTDLDAAELIRSMKNLNLAAIKIEGRMKGAHYVSTVVKAYRILVDASEENWEQALAEARSLIEKSLGRKGSKGFLLSSQPADALAPDLSPTSGLYLGRIKEPVQGGGRIKLKSEVMVGDRLRAQFKRGGERQAFTLKAMIQAESKIKKAAQRQEVVLNSPFPLSSGDLIFKVDSARGEKESLRSPFIMDFKKAPLPRLKASQNLNRILNDFKPRSRTALAPTGRSRPEAWYRVARTEEVSDLSELKPGRIILPLTRSNLKRAMKLKRRRGHLFERVIWALPPLLFGPEAEELRQDLTALKRMNFAGLMISNLGHLDMLSQSLIKRPGRRLKIYADHRLNCLNTQAEAQLKVLGLDGVTLSVENDEKGLRRILSRPGPIARLLYIYGRPPLFTSRFNPAGLRDNLPVLSSRRERFRLYVNGGICQVFAEQPMFLSPLLKFKSLAGVKAFIIDLEFDPHPRTTAREVREAIRKGRPIKGSSKFNLRRGLH is encoded by the coding sequence TTGAAAAAAACCAAAGACCAATCCAGACCCTTTTTAAGTCACATGGCTAGGCGCAAGCTGGAAGTTCTGGCGCCGGCAGGCAGCCTGGCCACCCTGGCCGCAGCCGTTGATGCCGGTGCGGACGCCGTTTATTTAGGCCTAAAGGAATTTTCAGCCCGGGCCTTTGCCGAAAATTTTTCCCTGACGGATCTGGCCCGGCTGGTTCCGGTGGCTCACGAACGTGGAGTTAAAGTTTACATCGCTATTAACGCCCTTTTCAAAGAGGAGGACCTTTTACCAGCGGCCCGAACGCTGGAAGCCCTGGTTCAAATCAAACCGGACGCACTCATCCTTCAGGACCTGGGTCTTTTAAATATGATTAAAAAGCACTTCCCCATCCTCGAAGTCCATGCTTCCACGCTGATGGGCTGCCACAACTTATCCGGACTTCGTATTCTGGAAAAGCTCGGGTTTGATCGGGCCATCCTGGCCCGTGAACTAACCCTGAAGGAAATCAAAGCGCTGTCTCAAAATACGGACCTCGGCCTGGAAGTATTTGTCCATGGGGCTTTATGCTTTTGTTTTTCCGGACTCTGCCTCATGTCCAGCTTTCTCGGCGGTAAAGGAAGCCTGAGGGGAGCCTGCACTCAGCCCTGCCGCCGGCGTTATACCAGCGGCCGGAGGACCGCCTACTTTTTTTCCCCGACCGATCTGGACGCAGCCGAGCTGATACGCTCGATGAAAAATTTGAACCTGGCTGCCATAAAAATTGAAGGCAGGATGAAGGGAGCTCATTATGTTTCCACTGTGGTCAAGGCCTACCGAATACTAGTGGACGCTTCAGAGGAGAACTGGGAGCAGGCCCTGGCTGAGGCCAGAAGCCTGATCGAGAAGAGTTTGGGGCGCAAAGGTTCAAAAGGCTTCCTGTTAAGTTCTCAACCGGCCGATGCCTTGGCCCCGGACCTTTCCCCCACATCAGGACTCTACCTGGGCCGGATCAAGGAACCGGTCCAAGGCGGCGGCCGCATAAAGCTGAAGTCCGAAGTCATGGTCGGGGATCGTCTCCGGGCGCAATTCAAGCGGGGCGGCGAGCGCCAGGCCTTTACCCTCAAGGCAATGATACAGGCCGAATCAAAGATTAAAAAAGCAGCTCAAAGGCAGGAAGTCGTTTTAAACTCACCCTTCCCACTGTCCAGCGGCGACCTGATATTCAAGGTGGACAGCGCCCGCGGAGAAAAGGAATCCCTGCGTTCCCCTTTTATCATGGATTTTAAAAAAGCTCCGCTCCCAAGGCTCAAGGCCTCCCAAAACTTGAATCGAATCCTGAACGATTTCAAACCAAGGTCCAGGACAGCCCTGGCTCCGACCGGCCGATCTAGGCCCGAGGCCTGGTACCGGGTGGCTCGAACCGAGGAAGTTTCAGACCTGAGCGAGCTCAAGCCGGGCAGAATCATCCTGCCTTTGACCAGGTCCAACCTGAAACGGGCCATGAAACTCAAGCGGCGGCGGGGTCATTTATTCGAACGGGTGATCTGGGCCTTGCCGCCGTTGCTCTTCGGTCCGGAAGCGGAGGAGCTCCGTCAGGATCTGACGGCTCTGAAACGAATGAATTTCGCCGGGCTGATGATCTCCAATCTGGGTCATCTTGATATGTTGAGCCAGTCCCTTATTAAGCGGCCGGGCCGCAGGCTGAAAATCTATGCCGACCACCGCCTCAACTGCCTCAATACTCAGGCCGAGGCGCAGCTTAAGGTCCTGGGGCTGGACGGAGTGACGTTATCCGTGGAAAACGATGAAAAGGGCTTGAGGCGGATATTGAGTCGGCCCGGCCCGATAGCCCGTCTGCTCTATATCTATGGCCGTCCTCCTTTGTTCACCTCGCGTTTCAATCCAGCCGGTCTCAGGGATAACCTGCCGGTGTTGAGTTCTCGCCGGGAACGATTCAGGCTGTATGTTAATGGTGGAATCTGCCAGGTTTTTGCCGAACAGCCCATGTTTCTATCCCCGCTGCTTAAGTTCAAGTCCCTGGCCGGTGTGAAGGCCTTCATTATTGACCTGGAATTCGATCCGCATCCCCGGACAACGGCCCGTGAAGTGAGGGAAGCCATCAGGAAGGGCCGGCCGATCAAGGGAAGCTCCAAATTCAACCTCAGGCGGGGTTTACATTGA
- a CDS encoding MBL fold metallo-hydrolase has product MLVKFWGVRGSIPAPIRTEQVSAKIIKALSLAKNVDLEDEEAISSFVQGLPFEIKGTYGGNTACVEVRSGETIIILDAGSGVRDLGLSLMKDKFDEGEGTAHFLISHTHWDHIQGFPYFVPALVSGNRILIYSPKEDLAQRFIAQQMDQDMFPIRLETMGAEIEFVRLAEQNVDIGGLSVSHMLMRHPGGSYAYRLEENGRALIYATDAEYPKLNQTAIQPYLDFFTGADTLIFDAMYTFSEAVAKIGWGHGAVYVGVDLAVKAGVKRLVLFHHEPTYDDDKFKEILEKTKTYYNLVRENTDLEIIIAMEGLELEI; this is encoded by the coding sequence ATGCTGGTGAAGTTCTGGGGGGTGCGGGGCTCAATTCCGGCGCCGATCCGTACAGAGCAGGTTAGCGCCAAGATAATAAAGGCCCTGAGCCTGGCTAAAAATGTAGACCTTGAAGACGAAGAAGCCATTAGCAGCTTTGTCCAAGGCCTGCCTTTTGAGATTAAGGGAACTTATGGCGGAAACACCGCATGTGTGGAGGTCCGCAGCGGAGAAACGATTATCATCCTGGATGCAGGTTCTGGGGTCAGGGACCTGGGGCTTTCCCTTATGAAAGACAAATTTGACGAGGGAGAAGGCACCGCCCATTTTCTCATCAGCCATACGCACTGGGATCACATTCAAGGCTTCCCTTATTTCGTCCCGGCCTTGGTTTCGGGCAATCGAATTCTGATATACAGCCCCAAAGAGGATCTGGCCCAGAGGTTCATTGCCCAGCAGATGGATCAGGACATGTTCCCAATTCGTCTGGAGACCATGGGGGCTGAAATTGAATTCGTGCGTCTTGCCGAGCAGAATGTGGATATCGGCGGGCTCTCGGTCAGCCATATGTTGATGCGTCATCCCGGCGGGTCGTATGCCTACCGGCTGGAAGAGAATGGCAGAGCGCTAATTTACGCCACCGATGCCGAGTATCCAAAGCTCAATCAGACGGCTATTCAGCCTTATCTTGATTTCTTCACAGGCGCGGATACCCTGATATTCGATGCCATGTATACCTTTTCCGAGGCGGTGGCTAAAATAGGCTGGGGGCATGGCGCTGTCTATGTTGGAGTTGATCTAGCCGTGAAGGCCGGTGTTAAACGCCTGGTGCTCTTTCATCACGAGCCGACGTATGATGATGATAAGTTCAAGGAAATCCTTGAGAAGACCAAAACCTACTACAATCTGGTCCGGGAAAACACTGACCTGGAGATCATAATAGCTATGGAGGGGCTAGAGCTTGAAATTTGA